The following are from one region of the Coffea eugenioides isolate CCC68of chromosome 2, Ceug_1.0, whole genome shotgun sequence genome:
- the LOC113761196 gene encoding protein SRC2 homolog, whose product MAATASRPPSKLYDLDITIVSAKHLKNVSWRNGDLKPYVIFWVDPDRRLATKSDDSGSNRPVWNERFVLPLTLPPQDSLLTLEIFHSKPSETPKPLVGTLRFQLKDLVDPDDSSKLRTFDLRRPSGRPQGKIRLKLALRERPVQDYQVTPPSPYYYSSAPPPPLPHSAARDYRGYSTSPYTIHPAPPPAAPSPPPPPPPPHPYQYSGYSDPYSSYYPGYYSQQPPPPPLPRPLFDRQSSYGGPGPSAPVDYAPYDHQKRGAKLGLGAGLAVGAVGGALGGLALEEGLKYEEDKIADRVESDLAAREDYSDYRVDY is encoded by the coding sequence ATGGCAGCAACCGCCTCTCGCCCGCCGTCGAAACTCTACGATCTCGATATTACGATTGTTTCCGCCAAGCATCTGAAGAACGTGAGCTGGCGTAACGGTGACCTCAAGCCCTACGTCATCTTCTGGGTCGACCCCGACCGCCGTCTGGCTACCAAATCCGACGATTCCGGCTCCAATCGACCTGTCTGGAACGAGCGCTTCGTCCTCCCTTTAACTCTTCCCCCGCAAGATTCCCTACTTACTCTCGAGATCTTCCACTCCAAACCCTCAGAGACACCTAAGCCCCTGGTTGGTACACTCCGGTTCCAACTCAAGGACCTGGTCGACCCGGATGATTCCTCCAAGCTGAGAACTTTCGACCTCCGACGGCCCTCTGGTCGTCCTCAGGGTAAGATCCGCCTCAAGCTCGCCCTTCGTGAACGCCCCGTGCAAGATTACCAAGTTACCCCTCCCTCCCCCTATTACTACTCCTCtgcccctcctcctcctctccctCACTCCGCCGCTCGCGACTACAGAGGATACTCGACCTCTCCTTACACCATCCACCCTGCGCCGCCACCTGCTGCTCCatcccctcctcctcctcctccaccaccacACCCGTACCAGTACAGCGGATACTCGGACCCCTACTCAAGCTACTATCCAGGTTACTACTCGCAGCAGCCACCGCCTCCTCCTCTTCCCCGGCCGTTATTCGACCGGCAATCGAGCTATGGTGGGCCAGGGCCGAGCGCGCCTGTGGATTATGCTCCGTATGACCACCAGAAGCGCGGAGCAAAGTTGGGACTAGGTGCAGGATTGGCAGTGGGGGCTGTGGGGGGAGCCCTTGGGGGGTTGGCATTGGAGGAAGGATTGAAGTATGAAGAAGATAAGATTGCAGACAGGGTGGAGAGTGACTTGGCAGCCAGGGAAGATTACAGCGATTATCGTGTTGACTACTGA